A stretch of Salvelinus alpinus chromosome 4, SLU_Salpinus.1, whole genome shotgun sequence DNA encodes these proteins:
- the zfat gene encoding zinc finger protein ZFAT isoform X3, with the protein MATSTAGGTSSIFMCKLCNLFSPHRAQLLSHVSEKHHTEGLNPDDIIVALMPLTAPLEKGGDSPVKRKRGRPKGSTKKIVADGPNAETTSPNQKKQKQQTVEAQSEAGPVDEEEPEDDNALDCKKCNRVFGNRRQIMKHICLIDLREDEDQEEDNDKEFEAQPGAAEGKEEDRERSSKRPRPLRSEKVSLVKEQEPAGGTKNPIISVVLTAHEALPGATRIVPIEATPAEPVATADTDPQEAGQKRGFQEYSIQQAAYEVPLKSNRIGQTQLKIFTCEYCNKVFKFRHSLQAHLRTHTNEKPFKCPHCDYASAIKANLSVHMRKHTGEKFSCEHCSFQCLSKGHLKVHVERVHHKIKQHCLFCKKKYSDVKNLLKHMRESHDLEDKKVKDSYHEYSLQTREGKRQLLYDCQICDRKFKNELDRDRHMMVHGSERPFGCELCDHGCTKFQALQAHVRKHPFLYVCAACQQKFVSSVRLKAHLKEAHPESEEAAGFSESINSSFCLLEPGDDIKREMLRQDEIRMAEELSLLNAQQEEEEALAGDPSEEQEEALTGDPSEEQEEALTGDPSEEQEEALTGDPSEEQEEALTGDPSEEQEEALTGDPSEEQEEALTGDPSEEQEKALTGDDPSEEQGEEQEEGLGEGEEQGEGLGDEEEQVVPDPGPEGQTVETCVLNQPVQETETLQDRTEPISPEQTQTASKGTTQEVISEERPDKTLVEEDKPHGENNAIVAEQDTLVERPSGKEESVGHQQHPEEDKSSSSTSQGHVEETLRSLVLIQGEVIGQTNASAGPQGEDGTTEERSAFQQILDKLQKRQLNMVVFDRIRKVYGDLECEYCGKLFWYQVHYNMHVRTHTKEHLHYCTQCSYSSITKNCLKRHLIQRHSNILLQCPMEHCQYCTPDKYKLQAHLKTHFDNEKKSVACPVCEETFTEDKLKHHIKNFHPDTPMNTISEALGVRVQMKGLIGKRASKCPYCDSYFMRNGADLQQHIWAHQGVKPFKCSLCDYASRSKSNLKAHMSRHTTEKTHLCDMCGKKFKSKVTLKSHKLMHTEDGKQFKCTECDYSAAQKPLLVRHMEQHASFKPYRCGHCHYSCNIAGPLKRHYSKKHPNQEYCNAGPGPATSEAVEQQGGVKCPVCDYVYGTKWEMNRHLKNKHGLKVIQSDVLGLNQWEVVEQSVEEPLTQYLHITETEDPQGTEAAVSALQDLRFTENGVVSTTTEGLDPTAVNILQQIIELGAESNDATAASMVAMVPGRVTVVEQVTEEEEQGSHTVMIQDPFQQTASMGLGEEHHLVVSSDDVEGMETVTVYTQGEDASQFIVYVQEAVQTEEHTVESI; encoded by the exons ATAGCCCTGTTAAGAGAAAACGAGGACGTCCTAAGGGCTCAACCAAGAAGATTGTAGCTGATGGGCCCAATGCAGAGACTACTAGCCCCAACCAGAAAAAGCAGAAACAACAGACAGTAGAGGCCCAATCAGAAGCTGGGCCAGTGGACGAGGAAGAGCCAGAGGACGACAATGCCCTTGACTGCAAGAAGTGCAACCGAGTGTTCGGCAACAGACGACAGATCATGAAACACATCTGCTTGATAGACCTCAGAGAGGATGAGGATCAGGAGGAGGACAATG ACAAAGAGTTTGAGGCTCAACCTGGCGCAGCAGAAGGCAAAGAGGAGGATAGGGAGAGAAGCTCAAAGAGGCCACGGCCACTCCGCTCTGAGAAGGTTTCCCTTGTGAAGGAGCAGGAACCAGCAGGAGGCACCAAGAACCCCATCATCAGTGTGGTTCTGACCGCTCATGAGGCACTTCCTG GTGCGACAAGGATAGTGCCGATCGAGGCAACCCCGGCTGAGCCGGTTGCTACAGCAGACACAGACCCTCAGGAGGCAGGACAGAAGAGAGGATTTCAGGAATATTCCATACAACAAGCTGCTTATGAAGTGCCATTAAAGTCAAACAG AATAGGCCAGACCCAGTTGAAGATCTTCACCTGCGAATACTGCAACAAGGTCTTCAAGTTCCGCCACTCCTTGCAGGCCCATCTGCGAACCCACACCAACGAGAAGCCCTTCAAGTGCCCACACTGCGACTACGCCAGCGCCATCAAAGCCAACCTCAGCGTTCACATGCGCAAGCACACGGGAGAGAAGTTCAGCTGTGAACACTGCTCCTTCCAGTGCCTCAGCAAGGGCCACCTCAAGGTGCACGTGGAGAGAGTTCACCACAAGATCAAGCAGCACTGTCTCTTCTGCAAGAAGAAGTACTCTGATGTGAAGAACCTGCTCAAACACATGAGGGAGAGCCACGACCTAGAGGACAAGAAG GTGAAGGACTCGTACCATGAGTACAGTCTACAGACCAGAGAAGGCAAGAGGCAGCTCCTCTACGACTGCCAGATCTGCGACCGCAAGTTCAAGAACGAGCTGGACCGTGACCGCCACATGATGGTCCACGGTAGCGAGAGGCCATTCGGCTGCGAGTTGTGTGACCACGGCTGCACCAAGTTCCAGGCTCTCCAGGCTCACGTCCGTAAGCATCCCTTCCTCTACGTGTGTGCCGCCTGCCAGCAGAAGTTTGTCAGCTCCGTGCGGCTGAAGGCCCACCTGAAGGAGGCTCACCCAGAGTCAGAGGAGGCGGCTGGGTTCTCAGAGTCCATCAACAGCAGCTTCTGTCTGCTGGAGCCGGGGGACGACATCAAGAGAGAGATGCTGAGACAGGATGAGATCAGAATGGCTGAGGAGCTATCTCTACTCAACGcccagcaggaggaggaggaggccctCGCTGGTGACCCttcagaggagcaggaggaggcccTCACTGGTGACCCttcagaggagcaggaggaagccCTCACTGGTGACCCttcagaggagcaggaggaggcccTCACTGGTGACCCttcagaggagcaggaggaggcccTCACTGGTGACCCttcagaggagcaggaggaggcccTCACTGGTGACCCttcagaggagcaggaggaggcccTCACTGGTGACCCTTCGGAGGAGCAGGAGAAGGCCCTCACTGGTGATGACCCTtcagaggagcagggagaggaacaggaggaagggctgggagagggggaggaacagGGAGAGGGGCTGGGGGATGAGGAGGAACAGGTGGTCCCTGATCCGGGCCCTGAGGGGCAGACTGTAGAGACATGCGTGTTGAACCAACCTGTACAAGAGACTGAGACTCTACAAGACAGAACTGAGCCAATCAGTCCTGAACAAACCCAGACAGCAAGCAAAGGCACGACCCAGGAAGTAATCAGTGAGGAGAGACCTGATAAGACACTGGTGGAGGAAGACAAGCCTCATGGGGAGAATAACGCCATTGTGGCTGAACAAGACACTTTGGTAGAAAGGCCTTCAGGCAAGGAGGAGTCAGTGGGCCACCAGCAGCATCCAGAAGAAGACAAAAGTTCTTCATCAACATCACAAGGTCATGTTGAGGAGACTCTCCGGTCTTTGGTTCTGATTCAGGGGGAGGTCATAGGTCAAACAAACGCTTCAGCTGGCCCACAAGGAGAAGATGGCACAACGGAGGAGAGGAGCGCTTTCCAACAGATTCTAGATAAGTTGCAGAAAAGGCAGCTGAACATGGTTGTCTTTGACAGAATCCGAAAAGTATACGGGGACCTGGAATGTGAATACTGTG GAAAGCTCTTCTGGTACCAGGTGCACTACAACATGCATGTGCGTACTCACACAAAAGAGCATCTACATTACTGTACCCAGTGCAGCTATTCTTCCATCACCAAGAACTGTCTGAAGCGACATCTGATCCAGAGACACAGTAACATCCTGCTCCAGTGCCCCATGGAACACTGTCAGTACTGCACACCTGACAAGTACAAGCTGCAGGCCCACCTCAAAACACACTTTGACAAC GAGAAGAAAAGCGTTGCTTGCCCTGTGTGTGAGGAAACGTTCACTGAAGATAAACTTAAACATCATATCAAGAACTTTCATCCAG ATACGCCGATGAACACCATCTCCGAGGCGCTTGGGGTGAGGGTGCAGATGAAGGGCTTGATCGGGAAGAGGGCTTCTAAGTGTCCTTACTGTGACAGCTACTTCATGAGGAACGGAGCTGATCTGCAGCAGCACATCTGGGCTCACCAAG GAGTGAAGCCCTTCAAGTGTTCCCTGTGTGACTACGCCAGCCGCAGTAAGAGCAACCTGAAGGCCCACATGAGCAGACACACCACGGAGAAGACACACCTGTGTGACATGTGTGGCAAGAAGTTCAAGTCCAAGGTCACTCTGAAGAGCCACAAGCTGATGCACACAGAGGACG GTAAGCAGTTCAAATGTACAGAGTGTGATTACAGCGCTGCACAGAAACCTCTACTGGTACGACACATGGAGCAGCACGCCTCTTTCAAG CCCTACCGCTGCGGCCACTGTCACTACTCCTGTAACATAGCAGGACCCCTGAAGAGACATTACAGCAAGAAGCACCCCAACCAGGAGTACTGTAACGCAGGGCCTGGGCCAGCCACCTCTGAGGCTGTGGAGCAGCAAG GTGGAGTGAAGTGTCCTGTGTGTGACTATGTGTACGGTACCAAGTGGGAGATGAACAGACACCTGAAGAACAAGCATGGCCTCAAAGTGATTCAGAGTGACGTGCTTGGTCTCAACCAATGGGAG GTGGTGGAGCAGTCAGTGGAGGAGCCCCTTACCCAGTACCTCCACATCACTGAGACAGAGGACCCTCAGGGGACCGAAGCTGCCGTGTCGGCCCTCCAGGACCTCAGGTTCACAGAGAACG GGGTGGTGTCGACCACCACAGAAGGGCTGGATCCCACAGCGGTTAACATCCTGCAGCAGATCATTGAGCTGGGGGCAGAGTCTAATGATGCCACAGCAGCCTCCATGGTGGCCATGGTCCCTGGCAGAGTGACCGTGGTGGAGCAG GTgactgaggaggaggagcaggggagcCACACTGTGATGATCCAGGACCCCTTCCAGCAGACAGCCTCCATGGGGCTGGGTGAGGAGCACCATCTGGTGGTGTCGTCTGATGATGTGGAGGGCATGGAGACGGTCACCGTGTACACTCAGGGAGAGGACGCCTCCCAGTTCATTGTCTATGTCCAAGAGGCTGTGCAGACCGAGGAGCATACTGTGGAATCTATCTGA
- the zfat gene encoding zinc finger protein ZFAT isoform X4, translating into MATSTAGGTSSIFMCKLCNLFSPHRAQLLSHVSEKHHTEGLNPDDIIVALMPLTAPLEKGGGEHLLKATRDTKGGDSPVKRKRGRPKGSTKKIVADGPNAETTSPNQKKQKQQTVEAQSEAGPVDEEEPEDDNALDCKKCNRVFGNRRQIMKHICLIDLREDEDQEEDNDKEFEAQPGAAEGKEEDRERSSKRPRPLRSEKVSLVKEQEPAGGTKNPIISVVLTAHEALPGATRIVPIEATPAEPVATADTDPQEAGQKRGFQEYSIQQAAYEVPLKSNRIGQTQLKIFTCEYCNKVFKFRHSLQAHLRTHTNEKPFKCPHCDYASAIKANLSVHMRKHTGEKFSCEHCSFQCLSKGHLKVHVERVHHKIKQHCLFCKKKYSDVKNLLKHMRESHDLEDKKVKDSYHEYSLQTREGKRQLLYDCQICDRKFKNELDRDRHMMVHGSERPFGCELCDHGCTKFQALQAHVRKHPFLYVCAACQQKFVSSVRLKAHLKEAHPESEEAAGFSESINSSFCLLEPGDDIKREMLRQDEIRMAEELSLLNAQQEEEEALAGDPSEEQEEALTGDPSEEQEEALTGDPSEEQEEALTGDPSEEQEEALTGDPSEEQEEALTGDPSEEQEEALTGDPSEEQEKALTGDDPSEEQGEEQEEGLGEGEEQGEGLGDEEEQVVPDPGPEGQTVETCVLNQPVQETETLQDRTEPISPEQTQTASKGTTQEVISEERPDKTLVEEDKPHGENNAIVAEQDTLVERPSGKEESVGHQQHPEEDKSSSSTSQGHVEETLRSLVLIQGEVIGQTNASAGPQGEDGTTEERSAFQQILDKLQKRQLNMVVFDRIRKVYGDLECEYCGKLFWYQVHYNMHVRTHTKEHLHYCTQCSYSSITKNCLKRHLIQRHSNILLQCPMEHCQYCTPDKYKLQAHLKTHFDNEKKSVACPVCEETFTEDKLKHHIKNFHPDTPMNTISEALGVRVQMKGLIGKRASKCPYCDSYFMRNGADLQQHIWAHQGVKPFKCSLCDYASRSKSNLKAHMSRHTTEKTHLCDMCGKKFKSKVTLKSHKLMHTEDGKQFKCTECDYSAAQKPLLVRHMEQHASFKPYRCGHCHYSCNIAGPLKRHYSKKHPNQEYCNAGPGPATSEAVEQQGGVKCPVCDYVYGTKWEMNRHLKNKHGLKVIQSDVLGLNQWETPC; encoded by the exons ATAGCCCTGTTAAGAGAAAACGAGGACGTCCTAAGGGCTCAACCAAGAAGATTGTAGCTGATGGGCCCAATGCAGAGACTACTAGCCCCAACCAGAAAAAGCAGAAACAACAGACAGTAGAGGCCCAATCAGAAGCTGGGCCAGTGGACGAGGAAGAGCCAGAGGACGACAATGCCCTTGACTGCAAGAAGTGCAACCGAGTGTTCGGCAACAGACGACAGATCATGAAACACATCTGCTTGATAGACCTCAGAGAGGATGAGGATCAGGAGGAGGACAATG ACAAAGAGTTTGAGGCTCAACCTGGCGCAGCAGAAGGCAAAGAGGAGGATAGGGAGAGAAGCTCAAAGAGGCCACGGCCACTCCGCTCTGAGAAGGTTTCCCTTGTGAAGGAGCAGGAACCAGCAGGAGGCACCAAGAACCCCATCATCAGTGTGGTTCTGACCGCTCATGAGGCACTTCCTG GTGCGACAAGGATAGTGCCGATCGAGGCAACCCCGGCTGAGCCGGTTGCTACAGCAGACACAGACCCTCAGGAGGCAGGACAGAAGAGAGGATTTCAGGAATATTCCATACAACAAGCTGCTTATGAAGTGCCATTAAAGTCAAACAG AATAGGCCAGACCCAGTTGAAGATCTTCACCTGCGAATACTGCAACAAGGTCTTCAAGTTCCGCCACTCCTTGCAGGCCCATCTGCGAACCCACACCAACGAGAAGCCCTTCAAGTGCCCACACTGCGACTACGCCAGCGCCATCAAAGCCAACCTCAGCGTTCACATGCGCAAGCACACGGGAGAGAAGTTCAGCTGTGAACACTGCTCCTTCCAGTGCCTCAGCAAGGGCCACCTCAAGGTGCACGTGGAGAGAGTTCACCACAAGATCAAGCAGCACTGTCTCTTCTGCAAGAAGAAGTACTCTGATGTGAAGAACCTGCTCAAACACATGAGGGAGAGCCACGACCTAGAGGACAAGAAG GTGAAGGACTCGTACCATGAGTACAGTCTACAGACCAGAGAAGGCAAGAGGCAGCTCCTCTACGACTGCCAGATCTGCGACCGCAAGTTCAAGAACGAGCTGGACCGTGACCGCCACATGATGGTCCACGGTAGCGAGAGGCCATTCGGCTGCGAGTTGTGTGACCACGGCTGCACCAAGTTCCAGGCTCTCCAGGCTCACGTCCGTAAGCATCCCTTCCTCTACGTGTGTGCCGCCTGCCAGCAGAAGTTTGTCAGCTCCGTGCGGCTGAAGGCCCACCTGAAGGAGGCTCACCCAGAGTCAGAGGAGGCGGCTGGGTTCTCAGAGTCCATCAACAGCAGCTTCTGTCTGCTGGAGCCGGGGGACGACATCAAGAGAGAGATGCTGAGACAGGATGAGATCAGAATGGCTGAGGAGCTATCTCTACTCAACGcccagcaggaggaggaggaggccctCGCTGGTGACCCttcagaggagcaggaggaggcccTCACTGGTGACCCttcagaggagcaggaggaagccCTCACTGGTGACCCttcagaggagcaggaggaggcccTCACTGGTGACCCttcagaggagcaggaggaggcccTCACTGGTGACCCttcagaggagcaggaggaggcccTCACTGGTGACCCttcagaggagcaggaggaggcccTCACTGGTGACCCTTCGGAGGAGCAGGAGAAGGCCCTCACTGGTGATGACCCTtcagaggagcagggagaggaacaggaggaagggctgggagagggggaggaacagGGAGAGGGGCTGGGGGATGAGGAGGAACAGGTGGTCCCTGATCCGGGCCCTGAGGGGCAGACTGTAGAGACATGCGTGTTGAACCAACCTGTACAAGAGACTGAGACTCTACAAGACAGAACTGAGCCAATCAGTCCTGAACAAACCCAGACAGCAAGCAAAGGCACGACCCAGGAAGTAATCAGTGAGGAGAGACCTGATAAGACACTGGTGGAGGAAGACAAGCCTCATGGGGAGAATAACGCCATTGTGGCTGAACAAGACACTTTGGTAGAAAGGCCTTCAGGCAAGGAGGAGTCAGTGGGCCACCAGCAGCATCCAGAAGAAGACAAAAGTTCTTCATCAACATCACAAGGTCATGTTGAGGAGACTCTCCGGTCTTTGGTTCTGATTCAGGGGGAGGTCATAGGTCAAACAAACGCTTCAGCTGGCCCACAAGGAGAAGATGGCACAACGGAGGAGAGGAGCGCTTTCCAACAGATTCTAGATAAGTTGCAGAAAAGGCAGCTGAACATGGTTGTCTTTGACAGAATCCGAAAAGTATACGGGGACCTGGAATGTGAATACTGTG GAAAGCTCTTCTGGTACCAGGTGCACTACAACATGCATGTGCGTACTCACACAAAAGAGCATCTACATTACTGTACCCAGTGCAGCTATTCTTCCATCACCAAGAACTGTCTGAAGCGACATCTGATCCAGAGACACAGTAACATCCTGCTCCAGTGCCCCATGGAACACTGTCAGTACTGCACACCTGACAAGTACAAGCTGCAGGCCCACCTCAAAACACACTTTGACAAC GAGAAGAAAAGCGTTGCTTGCCCTGTGTGTGAGGAAACGTTCACTGAAGATAAACTTAAACATCATATCAAGAACTTTCATCCAG ATACGCCGATGAACACCATCTCCGAGGCGCTTGGGGTGAGGGTGCAGATGAAGGGCTTGATCGGGAAGAGGGCTTCTAAGTGTCCTTACTGTGACAGCTACTTCATGAGGAACGGAGCTGATCTGCAGCAGCACATCTGGGCTCACCAAG GAGTGAAGCCCTTCAAGTGTTCCCTGTGTGACTACGCCAGCCGCAGTAAGAGCAACCTGAAGGCCCACATGAGCAGACACACCACGGAGAAGACACACCTGTGTGACATGTGTGGCAAGAAGTTCAAGTCCAAGGTCACTCTGAAGAGCCACAAGCTGATGCACACAGAGGACG GTAAGCAGTTCAAATGTACAGAGTGTGATTACAGCGCTGCACAGAAACCTCTACTGGTACGACACATGGAGCAGCACGCCTCTTTCAAG CCCTACCGCTGCGGCCACTGTCACTACTCCTGTAACATAGCAGGACCCCTGAAGAGACATTACAGCAAGAAGCACCCCAACCAGGAGTACTGTAACGCAGGGCCTGGGCCAGCCACCTCTGAGGCTGTGGAGCAGCAAG GTGGAGTGAAGTGTCCTGTGTGTGACTATGTGTACGGTACCAAGTGGGAGATGAACAGACACCTGAAGAACAAGCATGGCCTCAAAGTGATTCAGAGTGACGTGCTTGGTCTCAACCAATGGGAG ACCCCGTGttaa
- the zfat gene encoding zinc finger protein ZFAT isoform X5, which produces MATSTAGGTSSIFMCKLCNLFSPHRAQLLSHVSEKHHTEGLNPDDIIVALMPLTAPLEKGGGEHLLKATRDTKGGDSPVKRKRGRPKGSTKKIVADGPNAETTSPNQKKQKQQTVEAQSEAGPVDEEEPEDDNALDCKKCNRVFGNRRQIMKHICLIDLREDEDQEEDNDKEFEAQPGAAEGKEEDRERSSKRPRPLRSEKVSLVKEQEPAGGTKNPIISVVLTAHEALPGATRIVPIEATPAEPVATADTDPQEAGQKRGFQEYSIQQAAYEVPLKSNRIGQTQLKIFTCEYCNKVFKFRHSLQAHLRTHTNEKPFKCPHCDYASAIKANLSVHMRKHTGEKFSCEHCSFQCLSKGHLKVHVERVHHKIKQHCLFCKKKYSDVKNLLKHMRESHDLEDKKVKDSYHEYSLQTREGKRQLLYDCQICDRKFKNELDRDRHMMVHGSERPFGCELCDHGCTKFQALQAHVRKHPFLYVCAACQQKFVSSVRLKAHLKEAHPESEEAAGFSESINSSFCLLEPGDDIKREMLRQDEIRMAEELSLLNAQQEEEEALAGDPSEEQEEALTGDPSEEQEEALTGDPSEEQEEALTGDPSEEQEEALTGDPSEEQEEALTGDPSEEQEEALTGDPSEEQEKALTGDDPSEEQGEEQEEGLGEGEEQGEGLGDEEEQVVPDPGPEGQTVETCVLNQPVQETETLQDRTEPISPEQTQTASKGTTQEVISEERPDKTLVEEDKPHGENNAIVAEQDTLVERPSGKEESVGHQQHPEEDKSSSSTSQGHVEETLRSLVLIQGEVIGQTNASAGPQGEDGTTEERSAFQQILDKLQKRQLNMVVFDRIRKVYGDLECEYCGKLFWYQVHYNMHVRTHTKEHLHYCTQCSYSSITKNCLKRHLIQRHSNILLQCPMEHCQYCTPDKYKLQAHLKTHFDNEKKSVACPVCEETFTEDKLKHHIKNFHPDTPMNTISEALGVRVQMKGLIGKRASKCPYCDSYFMRNGADLQQHIWAHQGVKPFKCSLCDYASRSKSNLKAHMSRHTTEKTHLCDMCGKKFKSKVTLKSHKLMHTEDGKQFKCTECDYSAAQKPLLVRHMEQHASFKPYRCGHCHYSCNIAGPLKRHYSKKHPNQEYCNAGPGPATSEAVEQQGGVKCPVCDYVLYL; this is translated from the exons ATAGCCCTGTTAAGAGAAAACGAGGACGTCCTAAGGGCTCAACCAAGAAGATTGTAGCTGATGGGCCCAATGCAGAGACTACTAGCCCCAACCAGAAAAAGCAGAAACAACAGACAGTAGAGGCCCAATCAGAAGCTGGGCCAGTGGACGAGGAAGAGCCAGAGGACGACAATGCCCTTGACTGCAAGAAGTGCAACCGAGTGTTCGGCAACAGACGACAGATCATGAAACACATCTGCTTGATAGACCTCAGAGAGGATGAGGATCAGGAGGAGGACAATG ACAAAGAGTTTGAGGCTCAACCTGGCGCAGCAGAAGGCAAAGAGGAGGATAGGGAGAGAAGCTCAAAGAGGCCACGGCCACTCCGCTCTGAGAAGGTTTCCCTTGTGAAGGAGCAGGAACCAGCAGGAGGCACCAAGAACCCCATCATCAGTGTGGTTCTGACCGCTCATGAGGCACTTCCTG GTGCGACAAGGATAGTGCCGATCGAGGCAACCCCGGCTGAGCCGGTTGCTACAGCAGACACAGACCCTCAGGAGGCAGGACAGAAGAGAGGATTTCAGGAATATTCCATACAACAAGCTGCTTATGAAGTGCCATTAAAGTCAAACAG AATAGGCCAGACCCAGTTGAAGATCTTCACCTGCGAATACTGCAACAAGGTCTTCAAGTTCCGCCACTCCTTGCAGGCCCATCTGCGAACCCACACCAACGAGAAGCCCTTCAAGTGCCCACACTGCGACTACGCCAGCGCCATCAAAGCCAACCTCAGCGTTCACATGCGCAAGCACACGGGAGAGAAGTTCAGCTGTGAACACTGCTCCTTCCAGTGCCTCAGCAAGGGCCACCTCAAGGTGCACGTGGAGAGAGTTCACCACAAGATCAAGCAGCACTGTCTCTTCTGCAAGAAGAAGTACTCTGATGTGAAGAACCTGCTCAAACACATGAGGGAGAGCCACGACCTAGAGGACAAGAAG GTGAAGGACTCGTACCATGAGTACAGTCTACAGACCAGAGAAGGCAAGAGGCAGCTCCTCTACGACTGCCAGATCTGCGACCGCAAGTTCAAGAACGAGCTGGACCGTGACCGCCACATGATGGTCCACGGTAGCGAGAGGCCATTCGGCTGCGAGTTGTGTGACCACGGCTGCACCAAGTTCCAGGCTCTCCAGGCTCACGTCCGTAAGCATCCCTTCCTCTACGTGTGTGCCGCCTGCCAGCAGAAGTTTGTCAGCTCCGTGCGGCTGAAGGCCCACCTGAAGGAGGCTCACCCAGAGTCAGAGGAGGCGGCTGGGTTCTCAGAGTCCATCAACAGCAGCTTCTGTCTGCTGGAGCCGGGGGACGACATCAAGAGAGAGATGCTGAGACAGGATGAGATCAGAATGGCTGAGGAGCTATCTCTACTCAACGcccagcaggaggaggaggaggccctCGCTGGTGACCCttcagaggagcaggaggaggcccTCACTGGTGACCCttcagaggagcaggaggaagccCTCACTGGTGACCCttcagaggagcaggaggaggcccTCACTGGTGACCCttcagaggagcaggaggaggcccTCACTGGTGACCCttcagaggagcaggaggaggcccTCACTGGTGACCCttcagaggagcaggaggaggcccTCACTGGTGACCCTTCGGAGGAGCAGGAGAAGGCCCTCACTGGTGATGACCCTtcagaggagcagggagaggaacaggaggaagggctgggagagggggaggaacagGGAGAGGGGCTGGGGGATGAGGAGGAACAGGTGGTCCCTGATCCGGGCCCTGAGGGGCAGACTGTAGAGACATGCGTGTTGAACCAACCTGTACAAGAGACTGAGACTCTACAAGACAGAACTGAGCCAATCAGTCCTGAACAAACCCAGACAGCAAGCAAAGGCACGACCCAGGAAGTAATCAGTGAGGAGAGACCTGATAAGACACTGGTGGAGGAAGACAAGCCTCATGGGGAGAATAACGCCATTGTGGCTGAACAAGACACTTTGGTAGAAAGGCCTTCAGGCAAGGAGGAGTCAGTGGGCCACCAGCAGCATCCAGAAGAAGACAAAAGTTCTTCATCAACATCACAAGGTCATGTTGAGGAGACTCTCCGGTCTTTGGTTCTGATTCAGGGGGAGGTCATAGGTCAAACAAACGCTTCAGCTGGCCCACAAGGAGAAGATGGCACAACGGAGGAGAGGAGCGCTTTCCAACAGATTCTAGATAAGTTGCAGAAAAGGCAGCTGAACATGGTTGTCTTTGACAGAATCCGAAAAGTATACGGGGACCTGGAATGTGAATACTGTG GAAAGCTCTTCTGGTACCAGGTGCACTACAACATGCATGTGCGTACTCACACAAAAGAGCATCTACATTACTGTACCCAGTGCAGCTATTCTTCCATCACCAAGAACTGTCTGAAGCGACATCTGATCCAGAGACACAGTAACATCCTGCTCCAGTGCCCCATGGAACACTGTCAGTACTGCACACCTGACAAGTACAAGCTGCAGGCCCACCTCAAAACACACTTTGACAAC GAGAAGAAAAGCGTTGCTTGCCCTGTGTGTGAGGAAACGTTCACTGAAGATAAACTTAAACATCATATCAAGAACTTTCATCCAG ATACGCCGATGAACACCATCTCCGAGGCGCTTGGGGTGAGGGTGCAGATGAAGGGCTTGATCGGGAAGAGGGCTTCTAAGTGTCCTTACTGTGACAGCTACTTCATGAGGAACGGAGCTGATCTGCAGCAGCACATCTGGGCTCACCAAG GAGTGAAGCCCTTCAAGTGTTCCCTGTGTGACTACGCCAGCCGCAGTAAGAGCAACCTGAAGGCCCACATGAGCAGACACACCACGGAGAAGACACACCTGTGTGACATGTGTGGCAAGAAGTTCAAGTCCAAGGTCACTCTGAAGAGCCACAAGCTGATGCACACAGAGGACG GTAAGCAGTTCAAATGTACAGAGTGTGATTACAGCGCTGCACAGAAACCTCTACTGGTACGACACATGGAGCAGCACGCCTCTTTCAAG CCCTACCGCTGCGGCCACTGTCACTACTCCTGTAACATAGCAGGACCCCTGAAGAGACATTACAGCAAGAAGCACCCCAACCAGGAGTACTGTAACGCAGGGCCTGGGCCAGCCACCTCTGAGGCTGTGGAGCAGCAAG GTGGAGTGAAGTGTCCTGTGTGTGACTATGTCCTGTATCTCTAG